CGATCGCTGACCCTGGCTATTTTTGATCAAGAAGAAACGGGATTGCTGGGCAGCCGCGCCTTGGCTGCGGATACAGACCAGCTCCAAAAACTCCAAGGCGCGATCATCTTGGATATGGTCGGCTATGCTTGCCATCGTCCCGGCTGCCAAACCTATCCTGGTCAATTACCCCTGAACCCGGTGAGCGATCGCGGCGACTTTCTCGCGGTGATTGGCGATCGCCCCCATCCAGACCTAGTGCAGGCCTTTGCCCCCGCAGACAGCGATCGCACCCCGCCTATTCTCAGCCTGCTGGTGCCAGCGGAGAGTACCCTGCTGCCCGACGTAGCCCGCAGTGACCATGCCGCTTTTTGGGAACAGGGCATCGGCGCAGTTTTGGTGACCGACACCGCCAACTTTCGCAATCCCCACTATCACCAGGTTAGCGATCGCCCCGAAACCCTAGATCGCGACTTTTTCACCGCATCGGCCCAGCGAGTTTGGGACGCGATCGCCACCTTGATGACGGCGACAAGTACGACAGATGAACCCCTGTAGGTAACCCTAGAGCGATCGTGGGAACAGTGGCAATTGTCAGCGATCGCCATGGACTATGGGACAAAAACCTGCAAGTCTGGGATCTGGCCTGAAGGTGGATTTCCTATAATTAAACTAGCGTCGTGTCTCCAACATGATCCGTTAGGTTCATGGAGAGGCACACCGTCAATCAAATCGTTATGCAAATGCTGTTATGGTAGCTCGGTTGGGATCAT
This sequence is a window from Leptolyngbya sp. CCY15150. Protein-coding genes within it:
- a CDS encoding M20/M25/M40 family metallo-hydrolase, translating into MRQKRWLALLLVLGVVLGILGGHRLLDDRLIAQDSMAEHVSAVPSLALRHVDPERLMADVAALSFPRVEEGDRLQALDYLEQSLTESGWQTQRLPFAEGVNLVAHLGSSSPGSDRLLLGAHYDTVAQSPGADDNASALAVVLEVARLLSTGNIQTERSLTLAIFDQEETGLLGSRALAADTDQLQKLQGAIILDMVGYACHRPGCQTYPGQLPLNPVSDRGDFLAVIGDRPHPDLVQAFAPADSDRTPPILSLLVPAESTLLPDVARSDHAAFWEQGIGAVLVTDTANFRNPHYHQVSDRPETLDRDFFTASAQRVWDAIATLMTATSTTDEPL